A section of the Petrimonas sulfuriphila genome encodes:
- a CDS encoding GLPGLI family protein — translation MKKSVSIINSLLLLFLSAKAQSIKETQNSAIFRIIYRAEQQAIKNGDPFVITDTMALDIENSYSVYYDWRLRTIDSTDNSNFLKMKRLRFSTDKQELERRLELNMKVDETTGGRKAETAYIFKERLSNEVITLGRDNDLKYKYKVAESIVLDWEILADTATILNYHCMKAVTQFRGRRYYAWFTIDIPINDGPWKFHGLPGMIMKIEDSDNVFCMTAIGLEKIDSPILKVNDILNNTFETIDYKLFNKLKQNKYQKVGYGFYESSNSIIFFYNINNPITYPEMEIGE, via the coding sequence ATGAAAAAGTCTGTATCAATTATTAACTCTCTTTTATTGTTGTTTTTATCCGCAAAAGCACAATCGATCAAAGAAACGCAAAACTCTGCCATTTTCCGTATAATCTATAGAGCCGAACAGCAAGCAATTAAGAATGGAGACCCTTTTGTCATAACCGATACCATGGCTTTAGATATTGAAAATTCATATTCGGTATACTATGACTGGAGACTCAGAACTATTGATTCCACAGATAATTCAAATTTTCTGAAAATGAAAAGGTTACGTTTTTCAACCGACAAACAAGAACTCGAAAGAAGATTGGAGTTAAACATGAAAGTAGATGAAACAACTGGTGGAAGAAAAGCTGAGACTGCATATATCTTTAAGGAACGTCTTTCTAATGAAGTTATTACATTAGGCAGAGATAATGATTTAAAATATAAATATAAAGTAGCCGAGTCAATTGTTTTAGACTGGGAAATATTAGCTGATACAGCGACTATTCTTAATTATCATTGTATGAAGGCTGTAACGCAGTTTAGAGGTCGCAGATACTATGCATGGTTTACAATTGATATTCCTATTAATGACGGCCCGTGGAAATTTCACGGATTGCCCGGAATGATTATGAAAATTGAGGATTCTGACAACGTTTTTTGTATGACAGCCATTGGACTGGAAAAGATTGATTCTCCGATATTGAAAGTCAATGATATTTTAAATAATACTTTTGAAACAATCGATTATAAGCTATTTAATAAATTAAAACAAAATAAGTATCAGAAAGTTGGGTATGGTTTTTACGAAAGTTCAAACTCAATAATCTTTTTTTACAATATAAATAACCCCATTACATATCCCGAAATGGAAATAGGTGAATAA
- a CDS encoding GLPGLI family protein: MKIKTFIILLSIFLFWTIIGSPALESTQKTPNREILDSAFFRVFYKVEQRALKDGNPIIITDTMALDIGQNWSSYFFIGQDKTPANKVSPRKIRYSSDAEALEKRLTAKQEVLEVRNLRNNLGESAKIFKNKEKNEIITIDQGPITSFDKFALFRIIEFIPPQQWLISEDMLTILNYPCHKATTVFRGRQYAAWFTLDLPMNEGPWKFYGLPGLILKIADNEKVFELNAIGMQELTDTEIAIDWDFRFVSGYLNGSIKQWQAFRKDKFSRITIGFSDGDAVIYYRSKNPIMYPEMKIIE; the protein is encoded by the coding sequence ATGAAGATTAAAACATTTATCATCTTACTTTCTATATTCCTATTTTGGACAATTATTGGTTCACCAGCCCTGGAGTCTACTCAAAAAACACCCAATCGCGAAATATTAGATTCCGCTTTTTTTCGTGTGTTTTATAAAGTCGAGCAACGTGCACTGAAAGATGGTAACCCAATAATTATTACGGATACCATGGCATTAGATATTGGGCAAAACTGGTCATCGTATTTTTTTATTGGACAAGACAAGACTCCTGCAAACAAGGTTTCTCCAAGAAAAATACGTTACAGCAGTGATGCTGAAGCTTTAGAAAAACGGTTAACTGCTAAACAAGAAGTCTTAGAAGTCAGAAACTTAAGAAATAATCTGGGTGAATCTGCCAAAATATTTAAAAATAAAGAGAAGAACGAAATCATAACTATAGATCAGGGACCGATAACCTCTTTCGATAAATTCGCTCTTTTTCGTATTATTGAATTTATTCCACCCCAACAATGGTTAATAAGTGAAGATATGCTTACTATTCTGAATTATCCCTGCCACAAAGCAACCACAGTTTTCAGAGGCCGTCAATATGCCGCATGGTTTACGTTAGATCTGCCTATGAATGAAGGGCCTTGGAAGTTTTATGGATTACCTGGACTGATACTGAAAATAGCAGACAATGAGAAAGTATTTGAATTAAATGCTATTGGCATGCAAGAATTGACAGATACGGAAATTGCTATTGATTGGGATTTTCGATTTGTGTCAGGATACTTAAATGGCAGCATAAAACAATGGCAAGCATTTCGAAAAGATAAATTTAGTCGTATTACTATCGGCTTTTCTGATGGTGATGCCGTTATTTATTATCGGAGCAAAAATCCGATAATGTATCCTGAAATGAAAATTATAGAATGA
- the der gene encoding ribosome biogenesis GTPase Der, with translation MRNLVAIVGRPNVGKSALFNRLTQSRQAIVTDVSGTTRDRLYGKVNWSGQDFSLVDTGGWVVNSDDIMEDEINKQVQIAVEEADVILFVVDVMNGLTDLDNGVAHLLRRSGKPVVVVANKADNFEIGHQSAEFYTLGLGDPFPISAINGSGTGDLLDHVLSLFKKEGEEEKLADIPKFAVVGRPNAGKSSIVNALVGEERNIVTEIAGTTRDSIYTRYDKFGMDFYLIDTAGIRKKGKVTEDLEYFSVIRSIRAIEEADVCILMIDATRGIESQDLNIFSLIQKNRKGLVVFVNKWDLIEEKDNNLIKNFENIIRERFAPFTDFPIIFGSALTKQRILKVMDLAKEVYQNKKQKVPTHKLNEVMLPIIERTPPPANKGKYIKVKYITQLPNTQVPSFVFFCNLPQWIKEPYKRFIENRMRENWNFTGTPINVFFREK, from the coding sequence ATGAGAAACTTAGTAGCTATAGTTGGACGCCCGAACGTCGGGAAATCAGCGTTATTTAACCGGTTAACACAAAGCCGCCAGGCTATTGTTACCGATGTATCGGGAACCACACGCGACCGTTTGTACGGAAAAGTCAATTGGAGCGGACAAGACTTTTCGCTGGTCGATACCGGCGGCTGGGTAGTCAATTCCGACGATATAATGGAGGACGAAATAAACAAGCAGGTACAGATCGCGGTGGAAGAAGCCGACGTGATCCTTTTTGTTGTTGACGTAATGAACGGGCTTACCGACCTGGATAATGGGGTGGCTCATTTGCTGCGTCGTTCCGGCAAGCCTGTAGTCGTGGTTGCCAACAAAGCCGACAATTTTGAGATCGGTCATCAATCGGCAGAGTTTTATACGCTGGGGCTAGGTGATCCTTTTCCTATTTCGGCCATCAATGGTTCGGGAACGGGTGATCTGTTGGATCACGTTTTGTCGTTGTTCAAGAAAGAAGGTGAAGAGGAAAAATTAGCAGATATTCCCAAGTTCGCTGTTGTTGGCCGTCCCAATGCCGGGAAATCATCGATCGTAAATGCTCTGGTGGGTGAAGAACGCAATATCGTGACCGAGATTGCCGGTACTACCCGGGACTCCATTTATACCCGGTATGATAAGTTTGGGATGGATTTTTACCTCATCGATACTGCAGGGATTCGCAAAAAAGGAAAAGTGACGGAAGACCTGGAATATTTCTCGGTTATCCGCTCCATCCGTGCCATTGAGGAGGCTGATGTCTGTATCCTTATGATTGATGCCACGCGAGGAATAGAAAGCCAGGACCTGAATATATTCTCACTGATCCAGAAAAACCGGAAGGGCCTGGTGGTGTTCGTCAATAAATGGGATTTAATTGAAGAAAAAGACAACAACCTGATAAAGAACTTCGAGAACATTATTCGCGAACGATTTGCACCGTTCACTGATTTCCCCATTATTTTTGGTTCAGCCTTAACTAAACAACGGATTCTGAAAGTGATGGATTTGGCAAAAGAGGTATATCAGAACAAAAAACAAAAAGTGCCTACGCACAAACTTAACGAAGTGATGCTGCCTATTATTGAAAGGACTCCGCCACCGGCAAATAAAGGGAAGTACATAAAAGTTAAGTATATAACGCAACTGCCAAACACTCAAGTTCCCTCTTTTGTGTTTTTTTGCAACCTTCCCCAATGGATCAAAGAGCCTTATAAGCGGTTCATCGAAAACCGGATGCGTGAAAACTGGAACTTCACCGGAACGCCGATTAATGTTTTTTTCCGGGAAAAGTGA
- a CDS encoding TlpA family protein disulfide reductase: MKKIFFFSFLIYFTSSLCAQNQVLTIHPLKPESGDTVTVTYIGDLAKPDTEISYFFNYMGENRFKNEIIPSEFQNNKITGRFKLPDTVLYVSIKITNGKEFDNNRDKGYGFNVYENGKPKKGTFFTQGAVSLYNKYFFNAKVDTLKAIQLMEKEYQLHPDLKESTLPIYLSTLKLDKSKEAEAVKLATEYYNKILETGKNDNFTERIVETIVGRDHQKRDSLINEVIKKHPKGKAALRKQYIDFYFMAMYLPDSALTRYNSIVENFSDIEPEMRTQLTHSLITTYRGLLDYDNFEKHISKVNDPSFLAREYNEIAWKMATKDKDMDLAKKYSEKSLLNVDKMMEVKKPETTRIIFLRNKANYLDTYAYILNKLGDTQGAVDNEVKSAELFNWENLGANENVVQYLVNNKQFEDALSKSENFIKDKYGSAKMDSLYKVAYIALNGDDTGLHQALENLKNAGNLSYIEELKKKMISMPAPDFSLKDDEGNTVRLSDFKGSVVILDFWASWCGPCIASFPAMLKAMNELKGEDVVFLFINTQEYDNSDEKRLEAISKTLDDKFADFRVLIDEKNNDQFLVGNLYNVKAIPVKFFIDKQGTLRYSSTGFESEEKLVKELKALVNVLK, from the coding sequence ATGAAAAAAATATTTTTCTTTTCTTTCCTGATTTATTTTACCAGCAGCCTGTGTGCACAAAATCAAGTCCTGACCATACATCCATTAAAGCCTGAATCGGGAGATACAGTAACCGTTACATACATAGGAGATTTAGCAAAACCGGATACGGAAATTTCTTATTTTTTTAATTATATGGGGGAGAACAGGTTTAAAAATGAAATTATTCCGTCTGAATTTCAAAACAATAAAATTACAGGACGTTTTAAATTGCCGGACACAGTGTTGTATGTTTCTATAAAGATTACCAACGGAAAAGAATTTGACAATAACCGTGACAAAGGTTACGGTTTCAATGTTTATGAAAACGGAAAACCTAAAAAAGGAACTTTTTTTACACAAGGAGCAGTAAGCCTCTACAACAAATATTTCTTTAATGCAAAAGTGGATACCCTCAAAGCCATTCAACTCATGGAAAAAGAGTACCAATTGCATCCCGATTTAAAAGAATCGACGTTACCGATATATTTGAGCACGTTGAAACTCGATAAATCAAAAGAAGCGGAAGCAGTTAAATTGGCAACTGAGTATTACAATAAAATTTTGGAAACAGGGAAAAACGACAATTTTACGGAGCGAATTGTTGAAACCATCGTTGGCAGGGATCATCAAAAAAGAGATTCTTTGATCAATGAAGTGATTAAAAAACACCCTAAAGGAAAAGCAGCGTTAAGAAAACAATATATAGATTTTTATTTTATGGCGATGTATTTACCCGATTCCGCCCTTACAAGATATAATTCAATCGTGGAAAATTTCAGTGATATAGAACCGGAAATGCGAACACAGCTTACCCACAGTTTGATTACTACTTATAGAGGTTTGTTGGATTACGATAATTTCGAAAAACATATTTCCAAAGTTAACGATCCTTCTTTTCTTGCCAGAGAATATAACGAAATTGCTTGGAAGATGGCTACAAAGGATAAAGATATGGACTTGGCAAAAAAATATTCAGAAAAATCGTTGCTTAACGTAGATAAAATGATGGAAGTTAAAAAACCGGAGACCACAAGAATAATATTTCTCAGAAACAAGGCCAATTATTTAGATACTTACGCTTATATTCTCAATAAACTTGGGGATACACAAGGTGCGGTAGATAATGAGGTGAAATCGGCAGAATTATTCAATTGGGAAAATTTAGGGGCAAATGAGAATGTTGTGCAGTATTTAGTGAACAACAAGCAATTTGAAGACGCATTATCAAAATCCGAAAATTTTATAAAAGATAAGTACGGAAGCGCCAAAATGGATTCGTTATACAAAGTTGCTTACATCGCCTTAAACGGCGATGATACCGGATTACATCAAGCTCTGGAAAATCTGAAAAATGCCGGAAATTTATCATACATTGAGGAGTTGAAAAAGAAGATGATTAGTATGCCGGCTCCCGATTTTTCACTGAAAGATGATGAGGGAAACACGGTAAGACTATCAGATTTTAAAGGTAGTGTGGTAATTTTAGATTTTTGGGCAAGCTGGTGTGGTCCCTGCATCGCTTCTTTTCCGGCTATGCTAAAAGCGATGAATGAATTGAAAGGCGAAGATGTTGTATTTCTTTTTATCAATACACAAGAATATGACAACAGTGATGAAAAAAGACTTGAAGCCATTAGTAAAACTCTTGATGATAAATTTGCCGATTTTCGAGTATTGATCGATGAAAAAAATAATGATCAGTTTTTAGTAGGTAATTTATACAATGTAAAAGCTATTCCGGTAAAGTTTTTTATCGATAAACAAGGCACATTGCGTTACTCAAGCACCGGTTTCGAGAGTGAAGAAAAACTTGTCAAGGAACTTAAAGCGTTGGTTAATGTTTTGAAATAA
- the era gene encoding GTPase Era → MQQQNHRSGFVNIVGNPNVGKSTLMNRLVGEKLSIITPKSQTTRHRIIGIVNTPEYQVVYSDTPGVLRPNYKLQEQMLNFSLSALDDADVLLYVTDVVEKTDKNDEFLSKVQRLNLPVLLLINKIDQTTQTELEKMVDTWHEMLPDAEIYPISALNNFSIDRVQKRILELLPESPPYFEKDALTDKPARFFVNEIIREKALLLYQKEVPYSIEAIVEEFKEETDIIRIRAIILVERDTQKGIVIGHKGESLKRLGTLARKDIELFFEKKVFLQLYVKVEKDWRNRDNLLKNFGYKLE, encoded by the coding sequence GTGCAGCAACAAAATCATCGTTCCGGATTCGTAAATATTGTGGGAAATCCCAACGTGGGAAAATCCACGCTGATGAACCGGCTGGTAGGCGAAAAGTTATCCATAATAACGCCCAAATCGCAAACCACGCGTCACCGCATTATCGGCATCGTAAACACCCCTGAATACCAGGTAGTGTATTCCGATACGCCCGGTGTGCTTCGTCCCAACTACAAGCTACAGGAGCAGATGCTTAACTTCTCGTTATCCGCGCTTGATGATGCCGATGTGTTGCTGTACGTGACCGATGTAGTGGAAAAAACCGATAAAAACGATGAATTCCTCTCCAAGGTACAACGGTTGAACCTTCCGGTTTTATTGCTTATCAATAAAATTGACCAGACCACACAAACGGAACTTGAAAAAATGGTTGATACGTGGCACGAGATGTTGCCGGATGCTGAAATTTACCCCATATCAGCACTCAATAACTTCAGTATTGACAGGGTGCAAAAGCGCATTTTAGAGCTTTTGCCCGAGTCACCGCCTTACTTTGAGAAAGATGCGCTGACGGATAAGCCTGCCCGGTTCTTTGTTAACGAGATCATCCGCGAAAAAGCCTTGTTGCTGTATCAGAAAGAGGTTCCCTATTCCATTGAAGCGATAGTGGAAGAATTTAAGGAAGAAACGGACATTATCCGTATCCGCGCCATTATCTTGGTGGAGAGAGATACACAAAAGGGCATCGTAATCGGCCATAAAGGGGAGTCGCTGAAAAGACTGGGTACCCTGGCGCGAAAAGACATCGAACTGTTTTTTGAAAAAAAAGTATTCTTGCAACTTTACGTTAAAGTAGAAAAAGACTGGCGAAACAGGGACAATCTGTTGAAGAATTTTGGGTACAAGTTGGAATAG
- a CDS encoding MBL fold metallo-hydrolase has translation MKIKTFEFNPLGVNTYVLYDRTGECIVVDASCFFPDENKLLLNFILDNNLVVKHLVNTHLHFDHIFGVNFLASQFGLKLLVHRDDIVLLENLSQQLQLFGFNTNVDYRPEIGGFLAENDVVSFGEQQLKVLHVPGHSPGSIVFYNEKEKLALVGDVLFNGSIGRTDLLEGSFEQLTEGIRTKLFTFPDDTEVYPGHGPKTTIGQERRYNPFVGTGS, from the coding sequence ATGAAGATTAAGACATTCGAATTTAACCCATTGGGAGTTAACACCTACGTATTATATGACAGAACGGGTGAGTGTATTGTTGTGGATGCATCCTGTTTTTTCCCCGATGAGAATAAGCTGCTGCTTAATTTTATACTGGATAACAACTTAGTTGTTAAACATCTTGTAAACACTCATTTGCATTTTGATCATATTTTCGGGGTAAATTTTTTAGCATCGCAATTTGGTTTGAAACTCCTGGTGCATCGGGACGATATTGTCTTGCTTGAAAACCTGTCGCAACAACTTCAGCTGTTTGGATTCAATACAAATGTGGATTACCGGCCTGAAATCGGCGGTTTTCTTGCTGAAAACGATGTAGTTTCTTTTGGAGAGCAACAATTGAAGGTCTTGCACGTCCCCGGACATTCTCCCGGAAGCATTGTTTTCTACAACGAAAAAGAGAAGCTTGCCCTGGTCGGAGATGTACTTTTCAACGGAAGCATCGGACGCACAGACTTGCTCGAAGGAAGCTTTGAACAACTTACCGAAGGTATTCGGACAAAACTCTTTACTTTTCCCGATGATACGGAAGTTTACCCGGGACATGGCCCCAAAACAACTATCGGACAGGAGAGAAGATACAACCCTTTTGTTGGAACAGGGAGTTAG
- the gcvP gene encoding aminomethyl-transferring glycine dehydrogenase: MEMEHFKTRHIGIKPEDLGNMLQTVGVSSVDELIDQTIPADIRLKKPLSLPKAQSEMEYAEEIGRIASANRVFTSYIGMGWYDTITPAAIYRNVFENPVWYTSYTPYQAEISQGRLEALLNFQTAVSELTGLPLANCSLLDEATAAAEAATMMYGLRSRDQVKNNTEILFVDQYIFPQTLGVLRTRMGMAGIEIEVGDYKCFDAEKKYFGAIVQYPNSNGNVEDYRSFVEKAHASDCKVAVAADLMSLVLLTPPGEWGADIAFGSSQRFGIPMFFGGPSAAFFATRDEYKRSMPGRIIGISKDVYGKDALRMALQTREQHIKREKATSNICTAQALLATMASFYAVYHGPEGLKKIAKRIHSVTSLVADELKELGFKQLNSSYFDTLKLQLPENITQGGVKDLAEMRNINLRYFDTGEIGISIDETTDGYRVHELLAVFAMAAGSSKVFMIDEMPEKITLKGDQLRTSDFLSHPNFNNYHSETELMRYIKRLERKDISLAHSMISLGSCTMKLNAASELLPLGHPGFQKIHPFAPEDQVQGYQEMIHELESMLAEITGFTATSLQPNSGAAGEFSGLLVIASYLKSIGQGHRKTVLIPASAHGTNPASAVQAGFNPVTVATDMKGNVDMEDLRKKVETHRDDLAAYMITYPSTHGIFEVEIREMCNIIHEAGGQVYMDGANMNAQVGLTNPGTIGADVCHLNLHKTFAIPHGGGGPGVGPICVAEHLVPFLPGHPVMFESGVNAVSAAPYGSAGVLAITYGYIKMMGTDGLTEATKIAILNANYLAEKLNDSYGIVYRGANGRVGHELILECRGLKSVSGITETDIAKRLMDYGFHAPTLSFPVHGTLMIEPTESESLAELNRFVDAMQQIHAEIIEVSRGEYTAEDNVLVNAPHPEYESVADEWKHAYPRSKAVYPLPFVAENKFWVNVARVDNAFGDRNLVACLCSM, translated from the coding sequence ATGGAAATGGAGCATTTTAAAACCCGTCATATCGGAATTAAGCCGGAGGACTTGGGCAACATGTTGCAGACCGTAGGAGTCTCTTCTGTTGACGAACTGATCGATCAAACTATTCCGGCAGATATTCGGCTAAAGAAGCCTTTATCATTGCCTAAAGCACAATCCGAAATGGAGTACGCCGAAGAGATCGGACGTATTGCGTCGGCAAACAGAGTTTTTACGTCATACATCGGTATGGGATGGTACGATACGATTACGCCTGCTGCCATTTACCGCAACGTATTTGAAAATCCCGTATGGTACACCTCTTATACGCCATACCAGGCCGAGATCTCGCAGGGAAGGCTCGAGGCATTGCTTAATTTTCAAACGGCAGTGAGCGAACTGACCGGCCTGCCCCTGGCCAATTGTTCGCTGCTGGACGAAGCTACTGCAGCTGCAGAAGCAGCAACAATGATGTACGGGTTGCGAAGCCGCGATCAGGTGAAAAATAACACGGAAATCCTTTTTGTTGATCAATACATTTTCCCGCAAACACTGGGCGTCTTACGCACGCGAATGGGAATGGCAGGCATCGAAATTGAAGTGGGGGATTACAAATGTTTCGATGCGGAGAAAAAATATTTTGGCGCCATCGTACAGTATCCCAACAGCAACGGAAATGTGGAAGATTACCGGAGTTTTGTGGAAAAAGCACACGCATCGGATTGCAAAGTGGCTGTTGCCGCGGACCTGATGTCGCTCGTATTGTTGACACCTCCGGGCGAGTGGGGAGCTGATATTGCTTTCGGCAGCAGCCAGCGTTTTGGGATTCCCATGTTTTTCGGTGGTCCTTCGGCTGCTTTTTTTGCCACGCGTGATGAGTATAAACGCAGTATGCCGGGGAGGATCATTGGCATATCGAAAGACGTTTACGGCAAGGATGCACTGCGCATGGCCCTGCAAACACGGGAACAGCACATCAAGCGCGAAAAGGCCACGTCCAATATTTGTACTGCTCAGGCATTGCTGGCAACTATGGCCTCGTTCTATGCCGTTTACCACGGACCCGAGGGATTGAAAAAGATTGCGAAACGTATTCATTCCGTTACCTCGCTGGTGGCAGATGAGTTAAAAGAACTCGGGTTTAAACAGCTTAATAGTAGCTACTTCGATACGCTAAAACTGCAGCTTCCCGAAAATATAACGCAAGGCGGTGTGAAAGACCTGGCTGAAATGCGCAACATCAATCTCCGTTACTTCGATACCGGAGAAATAGGTATCAGTATCGATGAAACAACAGACGGTTATCGTGTTCATGAATTACTGGCCGTGTTTGCCATGGCGGCAGGAAGCTCCAAGGTATTTATGATTGACGAAATGCCGGAGAAAATAACGTTGAAGGGAGATCAGTTGCGCACCTCGGATTTCCTGTCTCATCCCAACTTCAATAATTATCACTCCGAGACTGAGTTGATGCGTTACATCAAGCGGTTGGAAAGAAAAGATATATCCCTGGCACATTCCATGATTTCGCTCGGGTCATGCACCATGAAACTGAATGCGGCATCAGAGCTTCTCCCTCTGGGGCATCCGGGATTTCAGAAAATACACCCATTTGCTCCTGAAGACCAGGTGCAGGGTTATCAGGAAATGATTCATGAATTGGAATCCATGTTGGCTGAAATTACCGGATTTACGGCAACGAGCTTACAACCCAATTCGGGTGCTGCCGGAGAATTTTCCGGGTTACTGGTTATAGCCAGTTACCTGAAGAGCATTGGCCAGGGACATCGCAAGACAGTGCTTATCCCGGCTTCTGCACACGGAACCAATCCTGCCAGCGCAGTGCAGGCCGGTTTTAACCCGGTGACTGTGGCGACGGATATGAAAGGGAACGTCGATATGGAAGATTTGCGGAAAAAAGTAGAAACACATCGTGACGATCTCGCTGCCTACATGATTACCTATCCCTCTACACACGGTATCTTCGAAGTCGAGATCCGGGAAATGTGCAACATCATTCACGAGGCGGGCGGACAGGTTTATATGGACGGTGCGAACATGAACGCACAGGTCGGGCTAACTAACCCCGGAACTATCGGAGCCGATGTTTGCCACCTCAACCTGCACAAAACATTTGCTATCCCTCACGGCGGTGGTGGGCCGGGAGTTGGCCCTATTTGCGTGGCCGAACATTTGGTGCCCTTCCTCCCGGGCCATCCAGTGATGTTCGAATCGGGCGTGAATGCCGTCTCTGCTGCTCCTTACGGCAGCGCAGGCGTGCTTGCTATTACTTACGGATATATAAAAATGATGGGAACGGATGGCTTAACGGAAGCCACTAAAATAGCTATCTTGAACGCCAACTATCTGGCTGAGAAATTAAACGATTCTTACGGGATCGTTTATCGCGGAGCGAACGGCAGGGTAGGGCACGAGTTGATTCTGGAATGCCGGGGATTGAAATCCGTTTCCGGAATCACAGAAACGGATATTGCCAAACGACTGATGGATTACGGATTTCATGCGCCCACACTCTCGTTCCCTGTCCACGGGACGTTAATGATCGAACCTACCGAAAGTGAAAGCCTTGCCGAGTTGAATCGATTTGTGGATGCCATGCAGCAAATCCATGCCGAAATCATCGAGGTCTCACGAGGCGAATACACTGCCGAAGACAATGTACTGGTAAATGCTCCGCATCCCGAGTACGAATCGGTTGCCGACGAGTGGAAGCATGCTTACCCGCGCAGCAAGGCGGTTTATCCGTTGCCTTTCGTGGCAGAAAACAAATTCTGGGTAAATGTTGCCCGCGTGGATAATGCGTTTGGCGACAGAAACCTGGTAGCGTGTTTATGCAGTATGTAG